DNA from Salinispora arenicola:
GTCCCAGAGCACCCGGGTCATCGCAAGTGGTAGCGCGGTCGGCGCCGAGGCGGATTGCGGGAACATGTCGGGCAGCACGTCGGTCGTAAGGTAGTCGACCACCTGGGCGACCGTGCAACTATTGAATAGCACGGGACTGTGCAGATTCTCACCGAGCAGGTCGGAGAGGCGATGTTGCACCTCGCCGATGAGAACCGACGACATGCCGAGTGCAAACAGACTTTCGTACAACGGCATGGGTTCGTCGTCCGGAATAGAAAGTACCGCCCGGAACTGTTCCGCCACCATGGATTCCAGCTCGGTGCGGCGCTCGGAAACCGGCAGGTGCCTCAGTCGTTCGACGGCTGGAGCGCGTGTGGTGGTCATTCATTTCCTCCCCA
Protein-coding regions in this window:
- a CDS encoding acyl carrier protein, with translation MTTTRAPAVERLRHLPVSERRTELESMVAEQFRAVLSIPDDEPMPLYESLFALGMSSVLIGEVQHRLSDLLGENLHSPVLFNSCTVAQVVDYLTTDVLPDMFPQSASAPTALPLAMTRVLWDNVLHEMGAGAA